A stretch of DNA from Bos taurus isolate L1 Dominette 01449 registration number 42190680 breed Hereford chromosome 25, ARS-UCD2.0, whole genome shotgun sequence:
CTCCCTGGGGACTGGCTACCGCCTTGGGCCCCCCCAGCCTGGAGCAGATTCCAGCTTCCCGCCTGCCCTGGCAGAGGGCTACCGCTACCCTGGTGAGCAGAGAGAATTGAGTTCGGTGTAAGAATTGGGGTGGGGGCTGTGGCCCTCAGCTGGCCCCTCATTCTCCTCCCATCTCCAGATCTGGACACTCCCAAACTGGATTGCTTCCTCTCTGGGATTGAGGCTGCTCCCCGAACTCTGGCAGCTCCCCCACCTCTACCCCCgctgcccccagccctgggcactgagCCGTCGCCCCCTTCAGCCCCAGAGGGCCTTCATTCACTCCCTGGAGTCAGCCTGAGCCTGGAGAACCGGGAGCTGTGGAAAGAGTTCAACTCCGTGGGAACAGAGATGATCATCACCAAAGCTGGGAGGTGAGGGGGCTGGGCCAGGGTCAGAGAACCCAGTGTGTTCCTGGTGAGGGAAGGGCAGAGTTCCTGGGGATGGGGCTAGTGTGGGGATTTCTAAGGGGGCTAGACCTCTGCCTGAGTTCAGAGTGTGACTGTGGCCTGGGTCAGGGGTCATTCTGTGGCAAGGGTCAAGGGTCAGTCTGTGGTCTGACTGGTTTAGGAACTAACCTATGGCAAGGGTCCTAGATCTTTCTGGGCTAGGGACAGGAAGTCCAGCTGGGCTTTAAGTTAGTATGTGGCCTAGATAAGGGGTCAGTCTGCACCTAGATTCAAGATTCAGACTATAACGGGGGTCAAGGGCCAGCCACTGACCAGCATCAGGGAAATCTGGCCAGGATCAGGGGTCAGTATGTGACTAGTTCTGGGGTCATCTTGTTGGCAGAGGTATGGTCAGTATGGTCAGTGGGTCTTTCTCTAGCCCAGGGACTCAGGCACTAGCACGTGAgtcctctttttattttctctgaagcAAGTTTGTCCAGCAGCTGTAGATTCTGGTGCTGAAGATGAAGTAAGGAGACCAGGGTGGGGAGCAGAAGGCTCCTGGCAAGATTTCTGGGGGGAAAGTGTGTCACTCCTGCTTCTGCAAGTGGGTTTGAGGGGTTAGGGGTCCAGACTCTGCTCCTAccctgctgtgtgactctggTCACATCACCTGACCTGTCTGTCctgtttcttatctgtaaaatgggatgagaCAGGGCTTACAGCTCTAAGATCCTGCCTTCTGAGTTCTGATTCCACGTTCCTCGAGTCTCTGTGACAGAACTGGATGAGCCAGTGACTATGCCACCTTGCTGGTGCTGTGCTCACCCCTGACTAGTGGGTAGCTCCAGGCCTCTCTGGTCCCTTCCCCCATTCCAGGCGCATGTTCCCTGCTTGCCGAGTATCAGTCACTGGCCTGGACCCCGAGGCCCGCTACCTGTTTCTTCTGGACGTGGTCCCGGTGGATGGGGCTCGCTACCGCTGGCAGGGCCGGCGCTGGGAGCCCAGCGGCAAGGCAGAGCCCCGCCTGCCTGACCGTGTTTACATTCACCCGGACTCCCCTGCCACTGGAGCCCACTGGATGCGGCAGCCTGTGTCTTTCCACCGTGTCAAGCTCACCAACAGCACACTGGACCCCCATGGCCACGTGAGGCCCAGGCTGGaacacccccgcccccgcccccccccccgcccccgccatgaGGGTTGGAGTGGGACCAGGGTAGGGAGTCActcctctttcttccctcccaGCTGATCTTGCATTCCATGCATAAGTATCAGCCCCGCATACACTTGGTGCGGGCAGCCCAGCTCTGCAGCCAACACTGGGGGGGCGTTGCCTCCTTCCGCTTCCCGGAGACCACGTTCATCTCTGTGACAGCCTACCAGAACCCACGGGTGAGTGACCCTGCTGGAGCGGGTGGCATCACCCTGCCCTGGCTGCAAGAGTCTTGATTCTGGGTGTACAgcatcctccccccaccccccacccccagatcacGCAACTGAAGATTGCAGCCAACCCCTTTGCCAAGGGCTTCCGGGAGAATGGCCGAAACTGTAAGAGGTGGgcatcattcactcattcagtcgttgtcatcaaatgtttactggttgtgtgctgggcactgtgctggACTCCTGGAACCCAACGTAAGTAAACATGTGTTGTCACTCATTGATCTGACAAATACTTATTTAGTACCTGCTTATGTGCCGGGCACAGTTCTAGGCAGTGAAGATGCAGAACAAACCAAAgcccctgccctcatggaactgATACTCTAGTGGGCAGAGCAGACAAGTAAACAAGAGAAGTAAATATGTTAGGGATATATATGTGGGATAAgttctatagaaaaaaaaaagcaaggaagatCAGGACTGGAGAGATGAGTCCTGGAAAGCCCTCACTAAGAGGACGTTTGTGAAGACTCGGAGGAAGTATGGAAGGGAACCATGTGAGTATCTGGGAACATGCCAGGGGCCTGGGGTAGGAGCATGCTACAGTATGGCTGGTGTGGAGTGAGAGAGGCAATAGGGAGCCAGATTATGGTGGGCTGTAAAGGTTTGGTTAGGACATTAGCTTCTTCTAACTAACCCTAACCCCTCAGAGCTGGCCTTTGCCCTCAAGACACTTAGAGTCAGGCAGAAGAGATAGATATTAACTCAAGGATCACCCTGATGAATGTAACAGTCTCGCTCTTGACAAGTTATCAAGGTAGCCCAGTggaaagaacctgtctgccaatgcaggagatgtgaatttgatccctggattaggaagatcccctggagaaagacatggcaacacacttcagtattcttgcctgggcaatcccatggacagaggagcctggcgggctacaatccatggggtcacaaaagagtccgacacaacttagcaactaaacaactgctGTTTTCTAGTCATTTAATTCTCTGTCCTTCCATtccttcttctgtaaaatgggtataataatggCACCTACCTGATAGGGTCCCTGGGTGAAGTACCTGGCACCTGGTTTAAGCGCCattattaccatcatcatcaccattatcatcatcaccatcatcatcactgtcCCCCAGGGAGCGAGATGCCCGTGTGAAGAGGAAACTGCGGGGCCCAGAGCCGGCAGCCACAGCGGGCTATGGGAGTGGAGGTAAGTGTCGTTCCGGAGGTGATGGGACCAGGCCTGAGATGCCGATCCTCCTTAACCCGCTCTGGCCCTTCTGTCTCCCCAGATGCTCCAGGTGGTCCCTGTGATTCCACACTGGGTGGGGATGTTCGGGAGTCAGACCCAGAGCAGGCCCCAGTGCCTGGGGAAGCTGCCCCTGCCCCAGCTCCTCCCTGCGGTGGCCCCAGTGCTGAGGCCTACCTGCTGCACCCTGCCGCTTTCCACGGGGCCCCCAGTCACCTTCCAACCAGGTGAGTGGGTCAGGGGCACAGGGCTGGGCTGTTCCGGGCTGAGGTGGGGGGAGGTTCCCTCTCCCCTGTCCTGATATCTTTCCGCTCTTCAGGAATCCCAGCTTCCCGGAGGCTCCAGACTCTGGGCGCCCAGCGCCCTACTCAGCCGCCTTCCTGGAGCTGCAGCCCGGGCCAGCAGGCTCAGGATACCCAGCAGCAGCACCCTCAGCATCCTTTGCCTCGCACTTCCTCCAAGGGGGCCCCTTCCCACTGCCCTACCCTGGGCCTGGGGCTTACCTAGATGTGGGCTCCAAACCAATGTACTGAGCCTTTGCTAagccccctgcctgcctccctccccatcttccAGTTCCCTTCCCCCAGGCCTGTTGCCCCCTCACTTCCACTACCCCTTCCCCCACACCAAATGGCTGCCTTGGGCCTCCCTCACCCCACTTCACACTTTGATTTCGCTCCCACCCCCCTCTGGCTTCAAAGCTCTGGCTAAGCCGCTGGGAGTCCAGCTGGGGCCAGCTTCCCCTTCCAGGCTCTCACCTCGGTGTGAATGGAGGGGGCTCTGCCTGGCCAAATGGGGCCTGGGACCAgcactcccacccccagcctcacCCTTGGGCTCTACAAGTCCTACCCCCTCTCCCCAGGGCGAGCCACACGGGTCTGTTCTCAGGTCCAGAGTATTTTTGTTAATAAAACTCGAAGGACATCAGTGCTCTGGAAACACTGGGCTAATGGTCTTTGGCCCTGAGTGGGGCTGGGTAAGCAGAGGAGACGCAGGCCCCAATCAAGACTTGTCATTTCCAGCTGCTTGACCTTGTGAATCTAAGTCAATGCTCGGGGTCTGCTTCCTCTTCAGAAAGATGGAGAAATCTGTCTTGACATGCCATTCTGAGAATTAAATGGGGCTGCCCGAGAACCCAGCCTTCTCCCTGGCACTCAGGAAGCCCCCAGGAGCAATCACTGGCACTGGACGGGGACCAGGAGGCTGTGGGCAAGCTGACTGGCTGAGCCTCACCTTGCTGGCAGGATTAGGGTTCTGGGGCATCAAAGTCCTGACATGAATCCCAGGTCCCAGGCTGCTCATACCCAGTCAACACCAACCGAAagaccatttttcttcttttattagaatttttttctttttttttttttttctcaaaatttttatctaaaaacaaaccaaaaaaaaaaaaaaaggaaaaaaagaaaaccaaaattattGGAAACTTCATGGTTCAAGTGGGGAGACGGGAGGAGGAGCATGGAACTGAGGCTCCCAGCCTCTCCAGAAAAGTCCTCACCCTCGAAGTGCCCTCTTTTGCAGGGAGAGCAAAGCCGGGGACAGGCCCCCCAACGCCCAGCCTCCGTCTGAAGAGGGCAGAGTCACAGTGGTCCGGGGGCCGGAGGGGGGCAGGGCCAAAGGGGTCACAGGAAGTAGTCGGCCACGGGCTTTTTGGAGGGGATGCCCCGTGTCTCTTGGGGAGCGGCCTCGAAGATGATGAAGTCTTTCTGGAGATGCTCATCCAGCTCCAAGATGGCTGCCACATTCCCACAGCTGGAAGGCAGGGGAAGGCAGGGGCAGCAGTGTTAATAGAGTGGCTCAGCCTGGATCCCTACCTCAACCTCCCCAGCCCAGGCAGCTCACCGGTAGCAGTAGTTGGGTGCCGACCACACAGTGAGTACAGTCTCGTTGAAGTGCCACTTGTAACCTTCCATCACCAGTTGGTGGGCACGGCAGATCATGTCAATGTCGTTGGCTGCGTTGAACTGGGCCACCACGTCACTGCCAAACAGGTAGCCGGCCCCACGGGGGCTCACGCCCCAGCCTGTTGTGTCTGAGGCAAGCAAGGGACAGGATGGTGAGACTGCATCCTCAGGGCTGCCCGCTGCTCTTCGCAGAAtagcctgcctccctcccccagtgAGGCCTGTGCAGCAAGAACACAGGGCCCAAAGGTATTCTGAGGCAGCCTCGGGACAGGACAGCAAACGCTGAAGCGGATACGctccaaagaagaaagaattacCTGATAGTTGGAGCCGCCTGATTATCAGAGCGACCATCTAATTTACTGTCCAAACAGGTACATGCAAGAGTGAAAGGAGGTGCTGACAGTAAGCACGCTGGACAGCACCTGTGACTCAGGGCAGCCCAGCCAGCAGGGAGGTAGGGACAGGGCAGAGAGGGAGCGGAGGCTGGTGTCACATGTCACAGCACAAGAGGCCCAGACTGGTGCTGGGAGGCCTAGCTCTCATCTCGGCGATGCTCCATACTAGCTGATGCCCACAACACGAGAGCTCCTTGTgtgtacgtgctaagtcacttcagttatgtctgactttgtgatcctatggactgtagcccaccaggctcccgtccttgggattctccaggcaagaatactggagtgggttgccatgccctcctcccggggatcttccagacccagggactgaacccgcatctcttacatctcctgcactggcaggcgagttctggGGGCAATCATTCTGGGAGCCTGATCCTTGCAGAAGCCCCTTCACATTCAGGAAGCCGATGATTCACATTCAACAAGCCCCTGAGGTATGACATACATgcccccccaccgccaccccctaGCTCAAAGCACCCAGCTACCCTCATCCCCGCTCCTTATAGAGGATGCCAGCCCACTGGCCATCAAGCACCAATGCCAGTGAAGACCAGCCCTGCTCTGCCCCAAACTCACCTGCCTGGGGCCATCCCTTCCAGGCACCTGATCTAACCACAGGACCCCCTCGGTCACTCAGCAAACTAAGAGCAGAGCTCTTGACCTCACCTTCAGGGTCGGACCAGAGCAGGTCACACATGGGCCCGTCGTGGGGCACCTCTTGCTTTCGGTCAATTGTCCGGATCTGGTCCAGCGTCTGGATGGAGGGGGAGAGCCCCCCATGCACACAGAAGATCTATGGGGAGAGCAAGACTGGCTCAGGCCCGGCACCTCTCCCAGCCCTCCTATCCCCAGGGAGCTACGCGGCGGGCCTACCTTGCCATCGATGATGGCCGACAGGCTGAGGTAGTCAAAGATCTCAGTGCAGTAGCGCCACACGGTCACCGAGCCGTACTTGCGCAGACACTCGTCATAGAAGCCGTAGACCTGGGTGATCTGACGGCTCTCATGGTTGCCCCGGATCAGGGTGATGCGGTCAGGATAGCGAACCTGGAGGCAGTCACCGTGCAGGGCCTGTCCCTCCCTCCTTGACGTCCTCATGTCTGCCAGCCCCGCTCCAcgctcaccaccaccaccccggtCCAGATTCCGGTCATCTCTGCCCGAATCGTGCCACACTCACTTCACAGGCGCCCCGACCCGCCTCCAGAGGATGCAAAGTTGAATCCTCTcacactccctcccacctcccacttcaAGTACAAACCTAACCGTCCCTCCTTCATCCACCAGGTACGGACCAAGCCCTTAGCAAGACATTTACAGCACCTTGTCATCTGGCCTCTTACAACCTCTCTCCCACCAACGGATACTGTATCCAGCTGAACTCCACTCCAGGCCACTTTCTGAACAGGGTGAGGCTCTCTTCCTTCCCGCTATGATGCCGCCCCCACCTCGACCTCATCAGATGCCCCCAAGTCAAGGAAAGCTGCCTGACCACCCAAGCAGAAACGGTCCATCACCAGCAGCACAGCTCAAGAGTTGGGGGCggatggggcaggagatgagGGCACAAAGGATGCAGGCAGGTCAGACCAGAGGTGACCCAGGTCTTGGCTCCAGAAGACAGGGAGTCCCACCTTAAGTGCCAGCAGCAGGAGAAACGTTTCGACGCTGTAGAAACCACGATCCACAAAGTCCCCCATGAAGAGGTAGTTAGTCTCAGGGACATCGCCACCcacctggggagggaggaagaaggttCAGCTTGGTCCTAAACTCTCCGCAACCCACTGCAGCGGCCCACTTCCAGTCAAGTCGAGGCCCTTCTTCCACAATGGGCCCACTTAATTAGAGGCCTCTGACTCCCAACCCTGTCACCAAAGTATCCACTCTCAACTAAAGGGGTCTTGCAGTCACCCCCTGGTCGCCTTTCCTGGCATTTCCCACACTCACTCTGAACAGCTCCTTGAGGTCATAGAATTGTCCATGGATGTCACCACACACCTGGAAGTGAGGAGGCAGTCAGAACTCACAGTCTGAAAGCCCTGCTGCCAGGGGCTGTCCTTCAAAAACACCCTACTGCtttacttgtttttaaattttggtctcattgcatggcacatgggatctagttcccaccTGGGATTAAACCCACAAGCCCACaactcctgcagtggaaacacagagtcttaactactggaccaccagggaagtcctggcctcATTTATTTATGggtaagaaatggatttatttagagaaacactccacagacagaatgtgggccatctcagagggCAAGAGCCACCTGGAAGTCCCTGTTTAGAAGATCCTTAGCGGTCTCGGCCGAGCCAAGTGTGTGTGTACGTGCGTGCACGTGCTCAGGcacgcccgactctttgcaaccccatggactgtagcccaccaggctcctctgtctgtggaattttccaggtaagaatactggagccggttgccatttcctcttccaggggatcttccctggattGAAAGCCTCTAATTCCCAGAGTCGAAAATCTATTCTCCCACCCCAATCCCCTCATCCCACTCTGAGTACCAACTATTCTGTGGGCAAGAGCTAAAGCAAATTCTTTCCAGCTAGACCTGCAGCTCCCAGAGGACCTGGCCTCCTCCTCTCCCTACTCCCTTCCAggcacccaaaataaagtcactggTAACACACAGAACACGTGGAGTTCACTCACTCACCGAATTAAAGAGTCCTTCTGCCCAGGCCAAGAGCATCCCTCCAGTGACTCCAAAGACCATGCCCACAACTGCCATTTCTTCTAGCAAGGCTCTCTTGAAGATGGGGCTCCCAGGGATGAGGGTAGACCCTGGAGCCCACAAGACTAAGGAGGACGCCCACAGGCCTAACAGACCACGCTAGGCTGTGGAGGGACGGCGGGTACTCACTGTGACTGGGGAGTCCACCCTCTGCACGTTGCTTTCCTCCACCAAGATCTCTCTGGAGACAGAAGACCAAAGTTACCAGAGCCGGGCCAGCCCAACCCAATTTCTGACCTTTTCTGCAGGGCAAGAGAGGATAAGGCTTGAACCTCCATGGGCCAGGTCGGAGGTGCACAATTCCCCCAGGCGAGGCTGACCACAGCCCCCAAGTTCAAAACCCTTCTGTGGTTCCCTGCAGTCGACAGGCCAAAGCCCCAGCTCTTGTTCAGCATCCAAGGCCTTCCCAAGGagtctgggactttcctggcctTGACCCTCCTGGCTGCTCCCTTTCACACATCTGGCAACGACTCCCAAAACACAGAGCTCCTCCTCCTGTCCACACAGTGCCTTGGCTGGGCTCTTAGAGCCcgtctctccccaccccaggggcCTTCTTCCCCTAGAATGTTCTTGGGCACAAGAGTGGTGCCCTGGGCAGGCCAGCCATCGGATCCACCTTCAAGGCGACATGCTGTTGCCACTCTTCCATCATTCAGAGGAAGCGAGAACTCTGTTCCCTCTTTCCTTGCAGCGTGATCTACTTCTGCCTGAACGAGCTTGACATGGAAATCACTGTCCATTACGGACACCCAGCTTTAAGTAGCGCTGTGCTTTTAGATTTCGTCCTTGACGATCACAGGAGCCGAGGACACTGCAGTTCACACCATGTGCCAGGTCAGTAGTTAAAGACTTCTGCATGGATGATGCGGGCACTCAAACCACCACCCTCAAAGGCAGGTGCTATGATGATTCCCACAGCTCAGATGAAGAAACCGGCTGTGGTCACACAGACAGGAACTGAACCAAGGCGGCCTGCTCTGGGGTCTGGCTCTTATCAAGTGAATCTGATGTGGGAGGCACCTGCTCAGCCATCACTCTCTCGGCCAGTCCCTTCCCACCAGACCAGGAGCTCCCTGGGCTCAGGGTGCACTGCGTAACTAAGGCAGCTCCAGGGAGGTGTGCCCTGGTTTCCAGGAATGGGAAGAGCCGCTGGTGGTGATCCAAGGGGCCAGAGAGCAGCCAGGCTCTCCCACCTGTCCTGCATCTTGTACCAAACATCCTCATACCACTGCTTACAATACTTTTCCAACTGATTTGGGAGGTTCTTTCCATCCTCATtggacaaagaaactgaggtttagagagaaAAGGGGCAGGATCCAGGTCACAAAGCTGGAGGGTGGCTGGAACTCAGAGAAGAGATCTCCTGAGACTTTATACCAGCCCTTTCCACAGACTCGGTCAAAACCTGCCTCCATGCCAGCAAGGCCTCAGCGCAATGTGGGAACCAGGCCCTGGCACCAGCCCTCTCAGGGCTCACGCTTGCTCACTTTCACTGCTGACCACTGACCAAAGAATGAGATGCTGTCTCTGGATATGCAGGATCTCATCTGAGCTCTGCAAGAATTTCAAAGACTTGGAGACTTAAGAGTGATTGGACCAGGGTCATACCATTTACAGATGACAAAGCTATACTTCATCCTGAAGACCACCTCATTCAAAACCTTCTGCTGTTCTCAACTGCTGATGTTTTTAATAGGAGCAAATGCAGCTCCCAGGCCTTTGCAGTTTCAAGGTCTCGAGTCTCGGTATCCACTGGGCAAGCGAAAGTTCTTGACACCACCAGTCTCAGCCTGGGGCCCTGGTTGGTCCCCAGGAGGCCACAGCCAGATGCTTGAGATGGGCCTCTTCCAGACTGGGCTTGGAATAACAGTGGCCATCTCAGGCCCGAGCCGAGTTCCTCCAAGCTCCATCTCATGAGCTGGACAGGGCCCTCCCACTCCTCAGTAGCACCCTGCTGCCATTCACAGAGCCTACATGTCTGCCAGGCTGTCAGACGGCTGTAGTGAGCGTGGAGGACAGTCAAAGACCTGGATCCAAAACCAGCTTCTCCTCCGATCAGCTGTGAGACCAGGGGTAAgaggctcagtttcctcttttgtgaaATACTCACCTCTGCCCTGCCCACtgcacagggctgcaaagagcaaTGAAGACTGAACACCTAACTTCTGTTGTTCTGAAAATCCCACACTATCCAAGCGTTAGCTATCATCACTGCCACACTGATCCAGGCCTTGTGAGGGGCATGAAACTTACAGGAAGAAGAACAGTGCCAGGCAGCAATGAGTTTAAGTTCCTAAAAAAAATGCCAATGAAGACTGAGGGAGCAGGGATATCTGAAAACATCTTGGGGCTACTCTGGTCAGGGAAATCTTGAGCTGGCAAAACATGAAGGATCACAGACGAGCATTTAAAAGGGGGCCCTGTACGTTAAACAAACCCACACAGGCCCTGCCTGGCCATGACAGGTCTTTGTgaagcaaaaccaaacaaagagcTCAATGGCCACTTTATCGGTGGCCTCGGTCAAGTCACTGCCATGGCTTCCTATTCTGTAAATGGGGAAAATTATTCCAACTTTGTAGGACTGCTATGGGAAGGAAATGGACATAAGGTCTTTGCCAGTGTAAGGCAAGGTGAACAGCGGgtctgttgttaaaaaaaaaaagtgaggtaaTTCTGCTGACCCCTTCCACACAGTTCTCCAGTGTGTAGAAGCCACAGACAGTTCCTCAGGATGCAGGTAACTggtctcctcacagctgcccacACCCTTTAGACCTCTatccctgttctcctcctgctgtGAATGCCCTTCTTTAGTGGGCCTGCCCCCATCAGCCCTCCAAATTATTTTCAGCTTTCAAGGCCAGCTTTTCTAGTAAGTTCTGTCCTTATCAGCACTGCCCTCTTCCCACAAAGTAGGAACAATAACACCTAATGTTTGTCTAACACTGACATTTAACCAAAACCTAAACACATTCCAAGCACCAACATACTCTTTACAACCATCTTAGTAAGTACTATTATCTTGCTTTAGT
This window harbors:
- the TBX6 gene encoding T-box transcription factor TBX6 encodes the protein MYHPRELYPSLGTGYRLGPPQPGADSSFPPALAEGYRYPDLDTPKLDCFLSGIEAAPRTLAAPPPLPPLPPALGTEPSPPSAPEGLHSLPGVSLSLENRELWKEFNSVGTEMIITKAGRRMFPACRVSVTGLDPEARYLFLLDVVPVDGARYRWQGRRWEPSGKAEPRLPDRVYIHPDSPATGAHWMRQPVSFHRVKLTNSTLDPHGHLILHSMHKYQPRIHLVRAAQLCSQHWGGVASFRFPETTFISVTAYQNPRITQLKIAANPFAKGFRENGRNCKRERDARVKRKLRGPEPAATAGYGSGDAPGGPCDSTLGGDVRESDPEQAPVPGEAAPAPAPPCGGPSAEAYLLHPAAFHGAPSHLPTRNPSFPEAPDSGRPAPYSAAFLELQPGPAGSGYPAAAPSASFASHFLQGGPFPLPYPGPGAYLDVGSKPMY
- the PPP4C gene encoding serine/threonine-protein phosphatase 4 catalytic subunit isoform X1, producing MAVVGMVFGVTGGMLLAWAEGLFNSVCGDIHGQFYDLKELFRVGGDVPETNYLFMGDFVDRGFYSVETFLLLLALKVRYPDRITLIRGNHESRQITQVYGFYDECLRKYGSVTVWRYCTEIFDYLSLSAIIDGKIFCVHGGLSPSIQTLDQIRTIDRKQEVPHDGPMCDLLWSDPEDTTGWGVSPRGAGYLFGSDVVAQFNAANDIDMICRAHQLVMEGYKWHFNETVLTVWSAPNYCYRCGNVAAILELDEHLQKDFIIFEAAPQETRGIPSKKPVADYFL
- the PPP4C gene encoding serine/threonine-protein phosphatase 4 catalytic subunit; translated protein: MAEISDLDRQIEQLRRCELIKESEVKALCAKAREILVEESNVQRVDSPVTVCGDIHGQFYDLKELFRVGGDVPETNYLFMGDFVDRGFYSVETFLLLLALKVRYPDRITLIRGNHESRQITQVYGFYDECLRKYGSVTVWRYCTEIFDYLSLSAIIDGKIFCVHGGLSPSIQTLDQIRTIDRKQEVPHDGPMCDLLWSDPEDTTGWGVSPRGAGYLFGSDVVAQFNAANDIDMICRAHQLVMEGYKWHFNETVLTVWSAPNYCYRCGNVAAILELDEHLQKDFIIFEAAPQETRGIPSKKPVADYFL